One part of the Mariniblastus fucicola genome encodes these proteins:
- a CDS encoding family 16 glycoside hydrolase: MTATFGFASTASAQDNFEQIFNGKDLSGWSGLEKFWSVKDGAIFGQTTKENPTDANTFLVWQGGDVSDFVFKTKVRFSGNNTGVQYRSELVDADKFSVKGYQADLHKKPEFYGMLYAEKWRGIVAKRFQKVEVGKNGKPKVVGAVGDRNQKLVDSEWNELTIIAVGNRQIHQVNGITTMDLTDDHREAKRKGILALQLHRGPAMTVEFKDVQLRHLSGDDATKTINAAIENSKPAQATNDAKDGVVDWISQSPGPKWIWRKDQPTSDAPLYLRHHFMLPGKKSKKSVKAARLYFTCDNGADVWINGKNAGKCSDWMNPVLVPNAKKLVRAGKNQIAVEAANRGGPAAFVFKLAIEFSDGTTRTVTSNKSWKLSDAKPESWKEQNFDDSKWDAALNMLGDFGIAPWGKPGVGQAKGNASAEANELFVADGFKVELVYKVPKATEGSWVSLTVDDQGRFYASDQGGAGLFRFTVTEPVSTASSGKPKVNVEKMPVDVSGAHGMVWHNGALYFNRSDTPLYKLTDSTGDGLLDKAEQLSVSRGGGEHGNHALIVSEDGKHIYVDAGNHTNLPDESQISGSRVPSWDEDLLLPREWNASGHARGRMAPGGWITKFDPESNKHEVYSIGYRNQYDITLNRAGDLFTYDADMEWDLGSPWYRPTRINHAVSGSDYGWRSGSGKWPAYYEDSLPAVLNIGPGSPTGVVSGAGAKFPPKYQDAIFALDWTFGMIYAVHLEPDGAGWRGKQEIFCSGAPLPVTDAVVGKDGALYFATGGRGTDSSVYRISYVGKESVESVEAEIPGGKVRALRRRLEAFHGKEDPNAVKTAWRHLASEDRWLRHAARIAIESQPVDQWTKRYFKESDEQAAIAGAVALARSGDESYRNKQIYKLLQFDPGKLSDSKLLGLLRAYALTFIRLGEPSTTQRELLLAELSPHFPHANKNVNTELVRVLVYLKAPDIIEKTLPLLADAKATRPFWAEQIDFSSNPRYGNRIQQVLDNQPPSHEINYAFMLRNIREGWTMEQRRDYITFINTAAKYNGGVSYGKFLTDLRNEFLSYMNNDQRKQLADISDEDFNPIPQFEITPPKGPGKKWTQTEAAKLVTRENLSNADFKSGRNLFHSMKCATCHRFDGLGGDVGPDLTTVQNKFDANYLLESIIEPSKVISDQYSSKLVLLDDGRQFTGLVIRKEDKVEIYPVQETVEDLEPVVVDADEVEAMKDSTVSQMPAAMLDSLNEEELRDLTAYLLSSGNPKAKVYRKR; the protein is encoded by the coding sequence TTGACTGCGACCTTCGGCTTCGCCAGTACCGCGTCTGCTCAAGACAATTTCGAACAAATCTTCAACGGCAAAGACCTCAGCGGCTGGTCCGGGCTGGAAAAATTCTGGTCCGTGAAAGACGGAGCCATCTTTGGTCAGACGACCAAAGAAAACCCGACAGACGCGAACACGTTCCTTGTCTGGCAAGGCGGCGATGTCAGTGACTTTGTCTTTAAGACGAAAGTTCGCTTTTCCGGCAACAACACCGGAGTCCAATACCGCAGCGAGCTCGTTGATGCGGACAAGTTCTCGGTTAAGGGTTACCAGGCGGACTTGCACAAGAAACCTGAATTTTACGGCATGCTCTACGCCGAAAAATGGCGTGGCATTGTCGCGAAACGCTTTCAGAAAGTCGAAGTCGGCAAGAACGGCAAACCGAAAGTCGTCGGTGCGGTTGGCGACAGAAATCAAAAGTTGGTTGACTCCGAGTGGAACGAACTGACGATTATCGCTGTCGGCAATCGGCAGATTCATCAAGTCAACGGGATCACGACGATGGACCTGACTGATGATCATCGTGAAGCCAAACGCAAAGGCATTCTGGCTTTGCAATTACATCGCGGCCCGGCGATGACGGTTGAATTCAAGGATGTTCAGCTCCGACATCTTTCTGGTGATGACGCGACGAAGACGATCAACGCGGCGATTGAAAACAGCAAGCCAGCACAAGCCACGAACGATGCAAAAGATGGTGTCGTTGATTGGATTTCCCAATCCCCTGGCCCAAAGTGGATTTGGCGTAAGGACCAGCCAACATCTGACGCTCCGCTTTATCTGCGGCATCATTTCATGCTGCCTGGAAAGAAGAGTAAAAAATCCGTCAAAGCGGCTCGGCTCTATTTCACCTGCGACAACGGAGCTGATGTTTGGATCAATGGAAAAAACGCAGGGAAGTGTTCCGACTGGATGAATCCCGTTTTGGTGCCCAACGCAAAGAAGCTTGTTCGGGCGGGCAAGAATCAAATCGCTGTGGAAGCTGCCAATCGAGGAGGCCCGGCAGCGTTTGTCTTCAAGTTGGCTATTGAATTTTCAGATGGAACAACCCGAACGGTCACCTCCAACAAGTCGTGGAAACTTTCTGACGCGAAGCCTGAAAGTTGGAAAGAGCAAAACTTCGACGATTCAAAATGGGATGCAGCCCTGAACATGCTGGGGGACTTTGGCATTGCTCCTTGGGGAAAGCCAGGTGTGGGGCAGGCGAAAGGCAACGCTTCTGCAGAAGCAAATGAACTGTTCGTCGCCGACGGCTTCAAAGTTGAATTGGTTTACAAAGTCCCCAAGGCGACTGAAGGAAGTTGGGTTTCGCTGACGGTCGACGACCAAGGCCGCTTCTACGCCAGCGATCAGGGAGGTGCTGGCCTGTTTCGATTCACCGTCACTGAACCAGTAAGTACGGCCAGTTCGGGTAAGCCGAAAGTAAACGTCGAAAAGATGCCTGTCGATGTTTCCGGTGCACATGGAATGGTTTGGCACAACGGTGCGCTTTACTTCAACCGTAGCGACACGCCACTGTACAAGCTCACGGACTCGACCGGTGACGGCTTGCTCGACAAAGCCGAACAGCTTTCGGTTTCCCGAGGCGGTGGCGAGCACGGAAACCATGCGTTGATCGTTTCCGAAGACGGCAAACACATCTACGTCGATGCGGGTAATCACACCAATTTGCCGGACGAATCGCAAATCTCGGGTTCGAGAGTTCCGTCATGGGACGAGGATTTGCTTTTGCCGCGTGAATGGAATGCCAGCGGTCATGCTCGCGGGCGAATGGCACCCGGAGGTTGGATCACGAAATTTGATCCTGAATCGAACAAGCACGAAGTCTACTCGATTGGATACCGAAACCAGTACGACATCACGCTCAACCGAGCCGGCGATCTGTTCACTTACGACGCTGACATGGAATGGGATCTCGGTTCGCCTTGGTATCGTCCGACGCGAATCAACCATGCCGTCAGCGGTTCCGACTACGGTTGGCGAAGTGGATCCGGAAAGTGGCCAGCCTACTACGAAGACAGTTTGCCCGCCGTTTTGAATATCGGACCGGGCAGTCCAACCGGAGTCGTTAGTGGCGCGGGGGCAAAGTTTCCACCCAAGTACCAAGACGCGATCTTCGCATTGGATTGGACGTTTGGAATGATCTACGCGGTTCACCTTGAACCCGATGGTGCTGGTTGGCGAGGCAAACAGGAAATCTTTTGCAGCGGCGCTCCACTGCCAGTGACCGATGCAGTCGTCGGCAAGGATGGAGCACTCTATTTTGCGACCGGTGGTCGAGGCACCGATTCTTCGGTCTATCGAATCAGCTACGTGGGCAAAGAATCAGTCGAGTCTGTTGAAGCTGAGATTCCCGGCGGAAAAGTTCGAGCGCTACGCCGGAGACTGGAAGCCTTTCACGGTAAAGAGGATCCCAACGCTGTCAAAACCGCTTGGCGGCATCTCGCCAGCGAGGACCGTTGGCTGCGGCACGCTGCTCGAATTGCCATCGAGTCTCAGCCTGTCGATCAATGGACGAAAAGGTACTTCAAGGAGTCCGACGAACAGGCTGCGATCGCCGGTGCTGTGGCTTTGGCTCGCAGCGGGGACGAATCGTATCGAAACAAACAGATCTACAAACTGCTGCAATTCGATCCGGGAAAATTGTCGGACTCGAAACTACTTGGGCTTTTGCGAGCCTACGCTCTGACTTTCATTCGCTTGGGCGAACCTTCAACAACGCAGCGTGAACTGTTGCTCGCGGAGCTCAGCCCGCACTTTCCTCATGCCAACAAAAACGTGAACACAGAATTGGTTCGTGTTTTGGTTTACTTGAAGGCACCGGACATCATCGAAAAAACGCTGCCCTTGCTGGCCGACGCAAAAGCGACTCGTCCTTTCTGGGCGGAGCAGATCGATTTCTCCAGTAATCCTCGTTACGGAAATCGAATCCAGCAAGTCCTCGACAATCAGCCTCCGTCACATGAAATCAACTACGCGTTCATGCTTCGCAACATCCGCGAAGGCTGGACCATGGAGCAGCGGCGGGACTACATCACGTTTATCAACACGGCCGCGAAATACAACGGCGGCGTCAGTTACGGAAAATTCCTGACCGATTTGCGAAACGAGTTTCTTAGCTATATGAACAACGACCAGCGTAAACAATTGGCTGACATTAGCGACGAGGACTTCAATCCAATTCCGCAATTCGAAATTACGCCGCCGAAAGGGCCTGGTAAGAAGTGGACGCAAACTGAAGCGGCGAAGTTGGTGACCAGAGAAAACCTAAGCAACGCCGACTTCAAAAGCGGTCGCAACCTGTTTCATTCAATGAAGTGTGCGACTTGTCATCGTTTCGATGGTCTTGGCGGTGATGTGGGGCCTGACCTGACAACGGTGCAAAACAAGTTCGACGCCAACTATTTACTTGAGTCGATAATCGAACCCAGCAAAGTCATCAGCGATCAGTACAGTTCAAAGCTTGTCTTATTGGATGATGGCCGGCAGTTTACGGGCTTGGTGATTCGCAAAGAAGACAAAGTCGAAATTTACCCGGTGCAAGAGACAGTAGAGGATCTGGAGCCAGTCGTTGTTGATGCGGATGAAGTTGAAGCCATGAAGGATTCGACGGTTTCGCAGATGCCTGCTGCGATGCTCGATTCGCTCAACGAAGAAGAACTTCGCGATCTGACTGCCTACTTATTGTCCAGTGGAAACCCAAAAGCAAAGGTTTATCGAAAGCGATGA
- a CDS encoding Gfo/Idh/MocA family protein, with protein sequence MTTTRRNFLSTTIAAGITTSVAPRLLGAANANDEIGLGFIGCGARANKLMDQFGEVTGVNIVAVCDPDAERLAKAKERFPSANASKDMRDLIADKSVDAVVVVTCNHWHCLAAIWAMEAGKDVYVEKPLSHSQWEGEQAVAAARKYDRICQIGTQQRSDPMQAEIKKFLHEEKALGEIKVARVNRYGVRKQIGKRDKPLSISKNVDYDLWLGPAQKTPLFRDKLQYDWHWDWNTGSGEMGNWGVHVLDDVRNNVFQDSVALPIGVLAGGGRLVYNDAGQTPNVHFAYFDTGDIPVVIGLSNLPVARGSKDSPKHPGPASGYVAFCEGGRFEGQRGRGKAIDANGKVIKEFKGNRGDVVHQSNFIDAVRSRDRSMLNAEVAVGNDSTGWCNLANLALRAGGSFSKDVANQVELQEWQNLLASMDKHLEAHDLSLDSEGIQLSPMLKLDPKSGKFVGDDADTANRLLKREYRKGFEVPELA encoded by the coding sequence ATGACAACCACCCGCAGGAATTTTCTCTCAACGACAATCGCGGCCGGAATAACGACATCGGTCGCTCCGCGATTACTCGGCGCAGCCAATGCAAACGACGAGATCGGACTTGGCTTCATCGGCTGCGGTGCTCGCGCCAACAAGTTGATGGATCAGTTTGGTGAAGTCACTGGCGTCAACATCGTTGCGGTATGCGATCCCGATGCGGAACGCTTGGCCAAAGCCAAGGAACGATTTCCGTCCGCAAACGCCTCCAAGGACATGCGAGACCTGATTGCCGACAAAAGCGTCGACGCCGTCGTGGTTGTAACCTGCAATCATTGGCATTGCCTGGCCGCCATCTGGGCAATGGAAGCTGGCAAAGATGTGTACGTCGAAAAGCCACTTTCTCACAGTCAGTGGGAAGGCGAACAAGCCGTCGCTGCGGCGCGAAAATACGATCGAATCTGCCAGATTGGAACTCAGCAACGCTCCGATCCAATGCAAGCCGAGATCAAGAAGTTTCTCCACGAAGAAAAAGCCCTTGGCGAGATCAAAGTCGCCCGAGTAAATCGCTACGGCGTTCGCAAGCAAATTGGCAAACGCGACAAGCCGCTGTCGATCTCAAAGAATGTCGACTACGACTTGTGGCTTGGGCCGGCACAAAAAACACCGCTGTTCCGTGACAAGCTGCAATACGATTGGCACTGGGACTGGAACACTGGCTCGGGAGAGATGGGAAACTGGGGCGTGCACGTTCTCGATGATGTGCGGAACAATGTCTTTCAGGATTCTGTTGCCCTACCGATTGGAGTTCTGGCTGGCGGCGGTCGCCTGGTCTACAACGATGCCGGACAGACCCCCAATGTGCACTTCGCCTATTTCGATACGGGTGACATTCCTGTCGTGATCGGATTGTCCAACTTGCCAGTGGCTCGTGGATCCAAAGACAGCCCCAAGCACCCCGGGCCTGCCAGTGGCTACGTTGCCTTTTGCGAAGGTGGTCGATTTGAAGGACAGCGAGGTCGCGGCAAAGCGATCGACGCCAACGGTAAAGTCATCAAAGAGTTCAAAGGCAATCGTGGCGATGTGGTGCACCAATCAAACTTCATCGATGCTGTACGAAGCCGCGACAGATCGATGCTCAACGCGGAAGTAGCCGTGGGCAACGACAGCACTGGCTGGTGCAACCTCGCGAATCTGGCACTCCGTGCCGGCGGATCGTTCAGCAAAGACGTTGCCAATCAGGTTGAACTTCAGGAGTGGCAAAACTTATTGGCTTCGATGGACAAACATTTGGAAGCTCATGATCTGTCTTTGGACAGCGAAGGGATTCAGCTGAGTCCGATGCTGAAGCTGGACCCAAAGTCCGGAAAGTTTGTCGGTGACGATGCCGACACAGCCAACCGGCTGCTCAAGCGTGAATACCGCAAGGGTTTCGAAGTCCCCGAGTTGGCTTGA
- the rhaM gene encoding L-rhamnose mutarotase has protein sequence MQRIAFKMKLKPGNTEEYVRRHDEIWPELKQLLKDAGISEYSIFLDAETDTLFAFQKVSGDGGSQNLKENPIVQKWWNYMADLMETNADNSPVSVPLQEVFYMA, from the coding sequence ATGCAACGAATTGCATTCAAGATGAAACTCAAACCAGGCAACACCGAAGAGTACGTGCGGCGGCATGATGAAATCTGGCCGGAGCTAAAACAGCTTTTGAAAGACGCTGGCATCAGCGAGTATTCCATCTTTCTGGACGCTGAAACGGACACATTGTTCGCGTTTCAAAAAGTTTCTGGCGACGGTGGGTCGCAGAACTTGAAAGAGAATCCCATCGTGCAAAAGTGGTGGAACTACATGGCCGATCTTATGGAAACCAATGCTGACAATTCGCCTGTGTCGGTACCGCTTC
- a CDS encoding sulfatase-like hydrolase/transferase, translated as MKINRQLLFLIAALLFSVCQSASAQQPNVVFILSDDQSWTDYTFMDHPHIATPNIDRLAQAGVLYERGYVTAPLCRPSLASIVTGLYPHQTRIRGNDPLLPKGTNRHDKEFKPLSLKMRNRMTAPMLKHPSFVKILKDNGYATLQTGKWWEGDPKDHGFTDAMTHGNHMRGGRHGDKGLAIGRTTMKPLYDFVDKAKADEQPFFIWYGVFLPHAPHNAPDRLYNKYKDIAPNEPTARYWANVEWLDEGCGQIIEHLKKNGQYENTIFVYTCDNGWVQDPDKKNRSIRSKRQPVEAGIRTPIFITQEGKIQPVRDAETLASNIDIATTILKVCGIEAPKEMVGMDLREPEQLKKRNRVFVDVYEHDSDLDQLDDLDSGLMARVVIDGWDKLTVSPKKKELFDLKTDPDDRKDLADDNKEKVAELSKLLDQWVEGG; from the coding sequence ATGAAAATCAATCGCCAACTCCTTTTTCTGATTGCCGCCCTTCTATTCTCGGTGTGCCAATCCGCATCTGCCCAGCAGCCCAACGTGGTCTTTATCCTCAGCGATGACCAAAGCTGGACCGACTATACCTTCATGGATCATCCACACATTGCAACGCCGAACATTGATCGTCTTGCCCAAGCAGGTGTTCTTTACGAACGCGGTTACGTAACGGCGCCGCTTTGCCGCCCGTCTCTGGCCAGCATCGTTACGGGCCTCTATCCACATCAAACCCGAATCCGCGGCAACGATCCACTGCTACCGAAGGGGACTAACCGTCACGACAAAGAATTCAAGCCACTGTCGCTCAAGATGCGAAATCGCATGACGGCTCCAATGCTCAAGCATCCGTCGTTCGTCAAAATCCTCAAAGACAACGGCTACGCCACGCTGCAAACCGGCAAGTGGTGGGAAGGCGACCCGAAAGACCATGGCTTCACCGACGCGATGACTCATGGAAACCACATGCGAGGCGGGCGACACGGCGATAAAGGCTTGGCGATCGGTCGCACAACGATGAAGCCACTCTATGACTTCGTCGACAAAGCCAAAGCCGACGAACAACCGTTCTTTATCTGGTATGGCGTTTTCCTGCCACACGCTCCGCATAACGCACCGGATCGGCTCTACAACAAGTACAAAGACATTGCTCCGAACGAACCGACGGCTCGATATTGGGCGAATGTCGAATGGTTGGACGAAGGTTGCGGCCAGATCATTGAGCACTTGAAAAAGAACGGCCAGTACGAGAACACGATCTTTGTCTACACATGCGACAACGGCTGGGTGCAAGATCCCGATAAGAAAAACCGCAGCATCCGTTCGAAGCGTCAGCCCGTCGAAGCCGGAATTCGCACGCCGATCTTCATCACGCAAGAAGGGAAGATTCAGCCAGTTCGCGATGCGGAAACTCTTGCCAGCAACATCGATATCGCGACCACGATCCTGAAGGTTTGCGGCATTGAAGCGCCCAAGGAAATGGTTGGGATGGACTTGCGCGAACCGGAACAACTGAAGAAGAGAAATCGAGTCTTCGTTGACGTTTACGAACACGACAGCGATCTGGATCAGCTTGATGATCTCGACAGTGGCCTGATGGCGCGAGTCGTGATCGACGGCTGGGATAAGCTTACGGTCAGCCCAAAGAAGAAAGAGCTGTTTGATTTAAAAACGGATCCCGACGACCGAAAGGATCTGGCTGACGACAACAAAGAGAAAGTTGCCGAACTTTCAAAGCTACTTGACCAATGGGTTGAAGGCGGGTGA